A single Pseudomonas sp. MM223 DNA region contains:
- the ttgF_3 gene encoding Toluene efflux pump outer membrane protein TtgF (*Name ttgF_3), which produces MKPALRLSPLLLAVLMAGCTMGPDFLRPDSQAPQQWTPLQGEAAASQPQAEPLELRWWETFHDARLSALIQRVAERNLDLQMASARLLQSRALRSSVAADEVPSVDVNAGYSRARNSAEGLSDPSGKAGKEAYNLWQGDLVAGWELDLWGRVRRQVEAADATVEVAENDRRGVLLALLSETAGNYIQLRAVQHTIDVTQDNLKVARHSLKLSENRQAEGVATRLDVAQASAQVASIESRLPSLEARRDDLINALSLLAAEPPRSLQAELLQGGELPAPQQKFAIGVPSELAERRPDIRQAEARLHAATASIGVAKADFYPSIRLSGSVGFQAMQLSDFGGWDSRRFAFGPQLSLPIFEGGRLKGTLELREAQQQEAALNYRKVVLGAWHEIDDVLRLYNANQLRRDHLAEAVRQNRIALETAQRQYVEGAVDFLNVLTVQGALLASEEQWIDEPGGGVAGVGGAVQGPGWWLAGV; this is translated from the coding sequence ATGAAACCGGCATTACGCTTGAGCCCGTTGCTGCTGGCGGTATTGATGGCTGGCTGCACCATGGGTCCGGACTTCCTGCGCCCTGACAGCCAGGCACCGCAACAGTGGACGCCGCTGCAAGGCGAGGCGGCGGCCAGCCAGCCACAGGCCGAACCGCTGGAACTGCGCTGGTGGGAAACTTTTCATGATGCCCGGTTGAGCGCCTTGATCCAGCGTGTTGCCGAACGCAACCTCGACCTGCAAATGGCCAGCGCCCGGCTGCTGCAAAGCCGCGCCCTGCGCAGCAGCGTGGCCGCCGATGAAGTGCCGTCGGTGGATGTGAACGCCGGCTACAGCCGCGCCCGCAACAGCGCCGAAGGCCTGAGCGATCCGTCTGGCAAGGCGGGCAAAGAGGCGTACAACCTTTGGCAAGGCGACCTGGTGGCCGGCTGGGAGCTAGACCTTTGGGGGCGCGTGCGTCGCCAGGTCGAGGCGGCCGACGCTACCGTCGAGGTGGCCGAGAACGACCGCCGCGGGGTATTGCTGGCCTTGCTGTCGGAAACTGCCGGCAACTACATCCAGCTGCGCGCGGTGCAGCACACGATTGATGTAACGCAGGACAACCTGAAGGTTGCCCGGCACAGCCTGAAGCTGTCTGAAAATCGCCAGGCCGAAGGCGTCGCCACACGCCTGGATGTGGCCCAGGCCAGCGCCCAGGTTGCTTCGATCGAGTCGCGACTGCCAAGCCTGGAAGCCCGGCGAGATGACCTGATCAACGCCCTCAGCCTGCTTGCCGCCGAGCCGCCGCGCAGCTTGCAGGCGGAACTGCTGCAGGGCGGCGAACTGCCCGCGCCGCAGCAGAAGTTTGCCATCGGCGTGCCGTCCGAACTGGCCGAGCGCCGCCCTGATATCCGCCAGGCCGAAGCCCGCCTGCATGCCGCCACCGCCAGCATCGGCGTGGCCAAGGCGGATTTCTACCCGAGCATCCGGCTGTCGGGCAGTGTCGGTTTCCAGGCCATGCAGCTGTCTGATTTCGGTGGCTGGGATTCGCGCCGGTTTGCCTTCGGGCCGCAGCTGTCGCTGCCGATCTTCGAGGGCGGCCGGCTCAAGGGCACCCTGGAACTGCGCGAGGCGCAGCAGCAGGAAGCGGCGTTGAACTACCGCAAGGTAGTGCTGGGGGCCTGGCATGAAATTGACGATGTACTGCGCCTTTACAATGCCAACCAGTTGCGCCGTGACCACTTGGCCGAGGCTGTGCGGCAGAACCGCATCGCCTTGGAAACTGCCCAGCGCCAGTATGTGGAAGGGGCCGTGGACTTTCTCAATGTGCTGACCGTGCAGGGGGCATTGCTGGCCAGCGAAGAGCAGTGGATCGACGAGCCCGGCGGCGGTGTCGCAGGCGTTGGTGGGGCTGTACAAGGCCCTGGGTGGTGGCTGGCAGGCGTTTGA
- the emrY gene encoding putative multidrug resistance protein EmrY (*Name emrY), translating into MSSLTAPSAALAAAPAPAAPAQTAFGLQVVVGLFGVLLAVLCAGLNESVTKISLADIRGAMGIGADEGAWLLAVYSAASVSAMAFAPWLATTFSLRRFTMSAIALFAVLGLLQPFAPNLHSLMLLRVLQGFASGALPPMLMSVALRFLPPGIKVYGLACYALTATFGPNLGTPLAGLWTEYVGWQWAFWQIILPSALAMFCVGWGLPQDPLRLERFKQFDWRGVLLGLPAISCIVLGLSLGDRWGWFDSPLICWLLGGGLLLLVLFMYNEWSEPLPFFQLRMLQRRNLSFALVTLAGVLIVLSGVGSIPSAYLAQIQGYRPAQTSPLMMLVAMPQLIALPLTAALCNIRAVDCRWVLGTGLAMLAVSCVGSSLMTSEWIRGDFYPFYLLQVFGQPMAVLPLLMLSTNGMTPQEGPFASSWFNTVKGLAAVIAGGLLDALGTLRRHFHSNHLVDSLGNAPLVDDRAAGLAKRIHDQALVLTSADLYLVMACIAVALICLIPFVPTRVYPPRAVA; encoded by the coding sequence ATGAGTTCCCTGACCGCGCCCTCTGCGGCGCTGGCCGCCGCCCCCGCGCCGGCCGCGCCTGCGCAGACGGCGTTTGGCCTGCAGGTGGTGGTCGGGCTGTTCGGTGTGTTGCTGGCCGTGCTGTGTGCAGGCCTCAACGAGTCGGTCACCAAGATTTCCCTCGCCGATATCCGCGGTGCCATGGGCATCGGTGCCGACGAAGGTGCCTGGCTGCTGGCGGTGTACAGCGCCGCCTCGGTCTCGGCCATGGCTTTTGCGCCGTGGCTGGCCACCACCTTTTCGCTGCGGCGCTTCACCATGAGCGCCATCGCGTTGTTCGCCGTGCTCGGCCTGCTGCAACCGTTCGCCCCCAACCTGCACAGCCTGATGCTGCTGCGCGTGCTGCAGGGCTTTGCCTCGGGTGCCTTGCCACCGATGCTGATGAGCGTGGCCCTGCGCTTCCTGCCACCGGGTATCAAGGTATATGGCCTGGCCTGTTATGCCCTGACCGCCACCTTCGGCCCCAACCTTGGCACGCCCCTGGCGGGGCTGTGGACCGAGTACGTCGGCTGGCAGTGGGCGTTCTGGCAGATCATCCTGCCGTCGGCGTTGGCCATGTTCTGCGTAGGCTGGGGCCTGCCGCAGGACCCGCTGCGCCTGGAGCGCTTCAAGCAGTTCGACTGGCGCGGCGTGCTGCTCGGCCTGCCGGCCATCAGTTGTATCGTGCTGGGGCTGTCGCTGGGCGACCGCTGGGGCTGGTTCGATTCGCCGCTGATCTGCTGGCTGCTGGGCGGTGGTCTGCTGTTGCTGGTGCTGTTCATGTACAACGAGTGGTCCGAACCGCTGCCGTTCTTCCAGTTGCGCATGCTGCAGCGGCGCAACCTGAGTTTTGCGCTGGTGACCCTGGCCGGTGTGCTGATCGTGCTGTCGGGTGTGGGCAGCATCCCCTCGGCCTACCTGGCGCAGATCCAGGGCTACCGCCCGGCGCAAACCAGCCCGCTGATGATGCTGGTGGCCATGCCGCAGCTGATCGCCCTGCCGCTGACGGCGGCGCTGTGCAACATCCGTGCGGTGGACTGCCGCTGGGTGCTGGGTACCGGCCTGGCGATGCTGGCGGTGTCCTGTGTTGGCAGCAGCCTGATGACCAGCGAGTGGATCCGTGGCGACTTTTACCCGTTTTACCTGCTGCAAGTGTTTGGCCAGCCGATGGCGGTACTGCCGCTGCTGATGCTCTCCACCAACGGCATGACCCCACAGGAAGGCCCGTTCGCCTCCAGCTGGTTCAACACCGTGAAAGGCCTGGCCGCAGTAATTGCCGGTGGCTTGCTGGATGCCTTGGGTACCCTGCGCCGGCACTTCCATTCCAACCACCTGGTGGACAGCCTGGGTAACGCCCCGCTGGTCGATGACCGCGCTGCTGGCCTGGCCAAGCGCATCCATGACCAGGCGTTGGTCCTCACCTCCGCCGACCTTTACCTCGTCATGGCCTGCATTGCCGTGGCCCTGATCTGCCTGATTCCTTTCGTGCCTACCCGGGTCTATCCGCCGCGTGCGGTGGCCTGA
- the aaeA_3 gene encoding p-hydroxybenzoic acid efflux pump subunit AaeA (*Name aaeA_3): MKKFFSLIATLLVLTAAVVIGRQLWLHYMTTPWTRDGRVRADIINVAADVPGYVVDVPVKDNQRVKKGDLLIQIDPEHYQLAVDQAKALVASRKATWEMRKVNAKRRADMDNLVISKENRDDASNIANSAQADYQQALAELAAAELNLKRTHIVATVDGYVTNLNIHKGDYARTGEAVMAVVDENSFWVYGFFEETKLPHVKVGDQAELQMMSGERIKGHVESIARGIYDRDNPQSRELIADVNPTFNWVRLAQRVPVRIHIDEVPEGFLLAAGTTCTVVVKPSEG; the protein is encoded by the coding sequence ATGAAAAAGTTTTTCAGCCTGATCGCTACCTTGCTGGTGCTGACCGCGGCCGTGGTGATCGGTCGCCAGTTGTGGCTGCATTACATGACCACCCCCTGGACCCGAGACGGCCGCGTGCGTGCCGACATCATCAACGTTGCCGCCGACGTGCCGGGCTATGTGGTGGATGTGCCGGTCAAGGACAACCAGCGAGTGAAGAAGGGCGACCTGCTGATCCAGATCGACCCCGAGCACTACCAACTGGCGGTCGACCAGGCCAAGGCACTGGTCGCCTCGCGCAAGGCCACCTGGGAAATGCGCAAGGTCAACGCCAAGCGCCGTGCCGACATGGACAACCTGGTGATCTCCAAGGAAAACCGCGACGACGCCAGCAACATCGCCAACTCTGCCCAGGCCGATTACCAGCAAGCCCTTGCCGAACTGGCTGCCGCCGAGCTGAACCTCAAGCGCACGCACATCGTGGCCACGGTGGACGGGTACGTGACCAACCTGAATATCCACAAGGGCGACTATGCACGCACCGGTGAAGCGGTGATGGCGGTGGTCGACGAGAACTCGTTCTGGGTGTACGGGTTCTTCGAAGAGACCAAGCTGCCCCACGTGAAGGTGGGCGACCAGGCCGAGTTGCAGATGATGAGCGGCGAGCGCATCAAAGGGCATGTGGAGAGCATCGCCCGCGGCATCTACGACCGCGACAACCCGCAAAGCCGCGAGCTGATCGCCGATGTGAACCCCACGTTCAACTGGGTGCGGTTGGCGCAGCGGGTGCCGGTGCGTATTCACATTGATGAAGTGCCGGAAGGGTTTTTGCTGGCGGCGGGGACGACGTGTACGGTGGTGGTGAAGCCGAGCGAGGGGTGA
- the algF gene encoding Alginate biosynthesis protein AlgF (*Name algF) has translation MTTKTSIAKALTLAAGLSLASMQAFAGADAALYGPSAPKGSTFVRLYNAASAPAAASVGNTQIKQVGAQASSDFSFLPGGDYTAQVGGKSVPVKLASDKYYTLVNSGSGNPQLIEEPPFKNKQKALVRVQNLSDQQLTLKTADGKTEVVKPVAANGRGEREINPVKVNLALYQGDKKVGDVKPVALERGEAAVLYVTGSGNALSPVWVTRPVASN, from the coding sequence ATGACTACCAAGACTTCCATTGCCAAAGCCCTCACCCTCGCGGCCGGCCTTTCCCTTGCCTCGATGCAGGCCTTCGCCGGTGCCGACGCCGCACTGTACGGCCCAAGTGCACCGAAAGGCTCGACCTTCGTGCGCCTGTACAACGCCGCCAGCGCACCGGCTGCCGCGTCGGTCGGCAACACCCAGATCAAGCAGGTTGGCGCTCAGGCCAGCAGCGACTTCAGCTTCCTGCCGGGTGGCGACTACACCGCCCAGGTCGGCGGCAAGAGCGTGCCGGTGAAGCTGGCCTCGGACAAGTACTACACCCTGGTCAACAGCGGCAGCGGCAACCCGCAACTGATCGAAGAGCCGCCGTTCAAGAACAAGCAGAAAGCCCTGGTACGCGTGCAGAACCTGAGCGACCAGCAGCTGACCCTGAAAACCGCCGACGGCAAGACCGAAGTGGTCAAGCCGGTGGCCGCCAACGGCCGTGGCGAACGCGAAATCAACCCGGTCAAGGTCAATTTGGCGCTGTACCAAGGTGACAAGAAAGTCGGCGACGTAAAACCCGTCGCCCTGGAGCGCGGCGAAGCCGCCGTGCTGTACGTAACCGGTTCCGGCAACGCCTTGTCGCCGGTGTGGGTAACTCGCCCCGTGGCTAGCAACTGA
- the algA gene encoding Alginate biosynthesis protein AlgA (*Name algA), whose product MIPVILSGGSGSRLWPLSRKQFPKQFLALTGEHTLFQQTIERLAFEGMDTPIVVCNKDHKFIVQEQLAALKLETQGILMEPFGRNTAPAVAMAAMKLVNEGRDELMLVLPADHVIDDQKALQRALALATIAAERGEMVLFGVPATKPETGYGYIRSSQDALLPEGVARVAQFVEKPDEKRAAEFVQAGGYFWNSGMFLFRASRFLEELKKHDGDIYDTCVLALERSEEEGDVLSIDEATFACCPDNSIDYAVMEKTQRACVVPMSAGWSDVGCWSSLWEVHEKDDNGNVTKGDVVVQDSRNCMIHGNGKLVSVIGLENIVVVETKDAMMIAHKDKVQGVKQMVKTLDEQGRTETQNHLEVYRPWGSYDSVDMGGRFQVKHITVKPGASLSLQMHHHRAEHWIVVSGTAEVTCDENVFLLTENQSTYIPIASVHRLRNPGKIPLEIIEVQSGSYLGEDDIERFEDVYGRTSTPVERGVSVKTIAQ is encoded by the coding sequence ATGATCCCGGTAATTCTTTCTGGTGGTAGCGGTTCGCGTCTGTGGCCTCTGTCGCGCAAGCAGTTCCCCAAGCAGTTCCTGGCCCTGACCGGCGAGCACACCCTGTTCCAGCAAACCATCGAGCGCCTGGCGTTCGAAGGCATGGACACACCGATCGTGGTCTGCAACAAGGACCACAAGTTCATCGTCCAGGAACAGCTGGCTGCGCTGAAGCTGGAAACCCAAGGCATCCTGATGGAGCCGTTCGGCCGTAACACCGCGCCCGCCGTGGCCATGGCCGCCATGAAGCTGGTCAACGAAGGCCGCGACGAGCTGATGCTGGTGCTGCCCGCCGACCACGTGATCGACGACCAGAAGGCCCTGCAGCGCGCCCTGGCCCTGGCAACCATCGCGGCCGAGCGTGGCGAAATGGTGCTGTTCGGCGTGCCGGCGACCAAGCCGGAAACCGGCTACGGCTACATCCGCTCCAGCCAGGACGCCCTGCTGCCCGAAGGCGTGGCACGTGTGGCGCAGTTTGTTGAAAAGCCCGATGAAAAACGTGCCGCCGAGTTCGTCCAGGCCGGTGGCTACTTCTGGAACAGCGGCATGTTCCTGTTCCGCGCCAGCCGCTTCCTTGAAGAGCTGAAAAAGCACGACGGCGACATCTACGACACCTGCGTGCTGGCCTTGGAGCGCAGCGAGGAAGAGGGCGATGTGCTGAGCATCGACGAAGCCACCTTCGCCTGCTGCCCGGACAACTCCATCGACTACGCGGTGATGGAAAAGACCCAGCGCGCCTGCGTGGTACCGATGTCGGCCGGCTGGAGCGACGTGGGCTGCTGGTCGTCGCTGTGGGAAGTGCACGAGAAGGACGACAACGGCAACGTCACCAAGGGCGACGTGGTGGTGCAGGACAGCCGCAACTGCATGATCCACGGCAACGGCAAGCTGGTGTCGGTGATCGGCCTGGAGAACATCGTGGTGGTCGAGACCAAGGACGCCATGATGATTGCCCACAAGGACAAGGTCCAGGGCGTGAAGCAGATGGTCAAGACCCTCGACGAGCAGGGCCGTACTGAAACCCAGAACCACCTGGAAGTGTATCGCCCGTGGGGCTCGTACGACTCGGTGGACATGGGCGGCCGCTTCCAGGTCAAGCACATCACCGTCAAGCCGGGTGCCAGCCTGTCGCTGCAGATGCACCACCACCGCGCCGAGCACTGGATTGTGGTGTCCGGCACGGCCGAGGTCACCTGCGACGAAAACGTGTTCCTGCTGACCGAGAACCAGTCGACCTACATCCCGATCGCCTCGGTGCACCGCCTGCGCAACCCGGGCAAGATCCCGCTGGAGATCATCGAAGTGCAGTCTGGCAGCTACCTGGGCGAGGATGACATCGAGCGCTTCGAGGATGTGTATGGGCGCACTTCCACGCCGGTCGAGCGTGGGGTATCGGTCAAGACCATTGCGCAATAA
- the yhaV gene encoding Ribonuclease toxin YhaV (*Name yhaV) gives MSDASRKPLVIHGWTVIAHPLFLAKLDALSAQVQAQMHKDPTGYTSRNAYKRLAAIKRLAFDVIPQDPTKPEYRQGATLGGDHKHWFRAKFFQQYRLFFRYHTPSRIIVLAWVNDESSKRAYESSDDAYKVFQKMLHTGHPPDDWEQLLREAAAE, from the coding sequence ATGAGTGATGCGAGCAGGAAGCCTCTGGTTATTCATGGATGGACTGTAATTGCCCACCCGCTGTTCCTGGCCAAACTGGACGCGCTCAGCGCTCAAGTGCAGGCTCAGATGCACAAGGACCCAACGGGTTACACGAGCAGAAATGCCTATAAAAGGCTGGCGGCCATCAAGCGACTGGCCTTCGATGTTATCCCTCAAGACCCGACCAAACCGGAATACCGGCAGGGGGCCACACTGGGTGGTGACCACAAGCACTGGTTCAGGGCAAAGTTCTTCCAGCAGTACCGGTTGTTCTTTCGCTACCACACCCCCAGCAGGATCATTGTGCTGGCCTGGGTCAATGACGAGTCGAGCAAGCGGGCCTACGAAAGTAGCGACGATGCTTACAAGGTCTTTCAGAAGATGTTGCATACCGGCCACCCGCCGGACGATTGGGAGCAGCTACTGCGAGAAGCTGCAGCCGAATGA
- the emrA_5 gene encoding Colistin resistance protein EmrA (*Name emrA_5) has translation MTNNRKTLFIGSVLAVAVLAGILGPWLFGSDHRQSTNDAYVIADYTVVAPKVAGFIKEVLVEDNQQVTAGQLLATIDPRDYQAALDAAQAQLLVAQAQSADARATLERQAALIAQAEAAVKAAQAEAAFADHEVNRYSRLAEQGAGTVQNAQQARSGVDQARARLANAQAALVAARKQVDILTAQVASADGQLKRAEAGLEKAQLDLSYTRITAPVDGMVGERALRVGAYVNPGARLLSVVPLQQAYVVGNFQETQLTHVQPGQPVSISVDTFSGEKLQGHVESIAPATGVTFAAVKPDNATGNFTKVVQRIPVKIVFDDGQPLLSRLRVGMSVEATIDTRGDKLDGKEVSAR, from the coding sequence ATGACCAACAACCGCAAAACCCTGTTCATCGGCTCGGTGCTGGCCGTGGCCGTCCTGGCCGGGATCCTCGGCCCCTGGCTGTTTGGCAGCGACCACCGCCAGAGTACCAATGACGCCTATGTGATCGCCGACTACACCGTGGTCGCGCCCAAAGTGGCCGGCTTTATCAAGGAAGTACTGGTGGAGGATAACCAGCAGGTCACGGCTGGCCAGTTGCTGGCGACCATCGACCCCCGCGATTACCAGGCCGCCCTGGACGCCGCGCAAGCGCAGTTGCTGGTGGCCCAGGCGCAAAGCGCCGATGCCCGCGCCACCCTGGAGCGCCAGGCTGCCCTGATTGCCCAGGCCGAAGCCGCTGTCAAAGCGGCCCAGGCCGAAGCGGCGTTCGCCGATCATGAAGTCAACCGCTACAGCCGCCTGGCCGAGCAGGGCGCCGGTACCGTGCAGAACGCTCAACAAGCGCGCAGCGGTGTAGACCAGGCACGCGCCCGCCTGGCAAATGCCCAGGCAGCGTTAGTGGCGGCGCGCAAGCAGGTGGACATTCTCACGGCCCAGGTGGCCAGCGCCGATGGCCAGCTGAAACGCGCCGAAGCAGGCCTGGAAAAGGCCCAGCTGGATCTGTCCTATACCCGCATCACTGCACCGGTCGACGGCATGGTTGGTGAGCGCGCCTTGCGCGTCGGTGCCTACGTCAACCCGGGTGCCCGCCTGCTCTCTGTGGTGCCGTTGCAACAGGCCTATGTGGTCGGCAACTTCCAGGAAACCCAGCTGACCCATGTGCAGCCTGGCCAGCCAGTGAGCATCAGCGTCGACACCTTCTCCGGCGAGAAGCTACAAGGCCATGTAGAGAGCATCGCCCCGGCCACCGGCGTCACGTTTGCCGCGGTCAAACCGGACAACGCCACTGGCAACTTCACCAAGGTGGTGCAGCGCATCCCGGTAAAGATCGTGTTCGATGATGGCCAGCCACTGCTCAGCCGCCTGCGGGTGGGTATGTCGGTGGAGGCGACCATCGATACCCGTGGCGACAAGCTGGACGGCAAAGAGGTGAGCGCACGATGA
- the prlF gene encoding Antitoxin PrlF (*Name prlF), which yields MAATFDVESTLTDRYQTTVPETVRRALGLKKRDKIHYSIRPDGGVILTRAEATEDDPVLGKFLDFLAHDIATNPQRLQVVDAGLIARLDKLVGDAEVDLDQPLSADDE from the coding sequence ATGGCTGCCACCTTCGACGTCGAGTCCACGCTGACCGATCGCTATCAGACCACAGTGCCCGAAACGGTGCGGCGCGCCTTGGGCTTGAAAAAACGTGACAAGATCCATTACTCGATTCGCCCTGACGGTGGGGTGATACTCACCCGCGCAGAGGCAACCGAGGACGATCCGGTGCTGGGAAAATTTCTGGATTTCCTGGCACACGACATCGCTACCAATCCTCAACGGCTGCAGGTTGTCGATGCAGGCCTCATCGCTCGTCTCGACAAGCTGGTCGGCGACGCGGAGGTCGACCTGGATCAACCTCTGTCGGCGGATGATGAATGA
- the aaeB_3 gene encoding p-hydroxybenzoic acid efflux pump subunit AaeB (*Name aaeB_3) gives MSTSSLPVRWLQSLEWRRGFFAWARTDGVTWVYIFKVLAAAFITLWLAMRLELPQPRTAMITVFIVMQPQSGHVFAKSFYRVLGTLAGSAMMVALIAIFPQNTELFLPSLALWVGLCSAGAMRYRTFRAYGFVLAGYTAAMIGLPVLQHPDQAFMAAVWRVLEIALGILVSTFVSAAILPQSASAAMRNALYQRFGVFAGVVVEALRGDSQKDRFESSNVRFVAEAVGLESLRNVTAFEDPHMRRRSGRLVRMNSEFMAITTRFNALHRLLERLRARGPLQIVGAIEPGLNTLVELLQPYVGRALTDADALRLTLELAAYKEGLQAQVRGLRAEYLATEPSESDLLDFHTAFELLYRFVDEMYSYAETHASLAAHKHEREQWDEPYVAQTSWLVSLAAGVRASAVLLLLGSYWLLSDWPSGAMMTLIATVTVGLSAASPNPKRMSFQMACGTAIGAFIGFFETFFVFPWIDGFPLLCMVLAPVFVLGAFLSSRPAYAGYGIGLLVFFAIGSVPNNLTVYDPYTFINDYIGMVIGMFVCAAAGAIILPPNSRWLWSRLEQELREQVLFAISGRLRGIGTAFESRTRDLLHQAYGLAAGKPQVQSQLMGWMFTVLEIGHAVIELRKEQARAPVHPAYAESQPWRQAIRVMGRALARLFLQPSASNHERALVAVDHAIARVQATDEPFARHFDTSVLRRAQSYLHFIRSSLLDPQSPLAPAKGLHHAP, from the coding sequence ATGAGCACTTCCAGTTTGCCCGTGCGCTGGCTGCAAAGCCTGGAATGGCGCCGGGGCTTCTTTGCCTGGGCGCGCACCGACGGGGTGACCTGGGTGTACATCTTCAAGGTGCTGGCCGCCGCGTTCATCACGCTGTGGCTGGCCATGCGCCTGGAGCTGCCGCAACCGCGTACGGCGATGATCACCGTGTTCATCGTGATGCAGCCGCAAAGCGGGCATGTGTTCGCCAAGAGCTTCTACCGGGTGCTCGGCACCCTGGCCGGTTCGGCGATGATGGTGGCGCTGATCGCCATCTTCCCGCAAAACACCGAACTGTTCCTGCCTAGCCTGGCGCTGTGGGTGGGCCTGTGTTCGGCCGGCGCCATGCGCTACCGCACCTTCCGCGCCTATGGTTTTGTGCTGGCCGGCTACACCGCGGCCATGATTGGCCTGCCAGTGTTGCAGCACCCCGACCAGGCGTTCATGGCGGCGGTATGGCGGGTGCTGGAGATTGCTCTGGGCATTCTGGTGTCGACCTTCGTCAGCGCCGCAATCCTGCCGCAGTCGGCCAGTGCTGCCATGCGCAACGCCCTGTATCAGCGCTTTGGTGTGTTTGCCGGGGTGGTGGTCGAGGCCCTGCGCGGTGACAGCCAGAAGGACCGTTTCGAGAGCAGCAACGTGCGTTTCGTTGCCGAAGCGGTCGGCCTTGAAAGCCTGCGCAACGTCACCGCCTTCGAAGACCCGCACATGCGCCGCCGCTCTGGCCGCCTGGTGCGGATGAACAGTGAGTTCATGGCCATCACCACGCGCTTCAACGCCCTGCACCGTTTGCTGGAGCGCCTGCGCGCCCGTGGCCCGCTGCAAATCGTCGGTGCCATCGAGCCGGGTCTGAATACGCTGGTAGAGCTGTTGCAGCCCTACGTGGGCCGGGCGCTGACCGATGCCGATGCGCTGCGTCTGACCCTGGAGCTGGCGGCCTACAAGGAAGGCCTGCAAGCCCAGGTGCGCGGCTTGCGGGCCGAGTACCTGGCGACCGAGCCCAGCGAGTCCGACCTGCTCGACTTCCACACCGCATTCGAACTGCTGTACCGCTTCGTCGACGAGATGTACAGCTACGCCGAAACCCACGCCTCGCTGGCCGCGCACAAGCACGAACGCGAGCAGTGGGACGAGCCCTATGTGGCACAGACCAGCTGGCTGGTATCGCTGGCCGCGGGTGTGCGCGCTTCGGCGGTGCTGTTGCTGCTGGGCAGCTACTGGCTGCTCAGCGACTGGCCCAGTGGCGCCATGATGACCCTGATCGCCACCGTCACGGTAGGCCTCTCGGCGGCCTCGCCGAACCCCAAGCGCATGTCGTTCCAGATGGCCTGCGGCACGGCCATCGGCGCCTTCATCGGCTTCTTCGAAACCTTCTTCGTGTTCCCCTGGATCGACGGCTTCCCGCTGCTGTGCATGGTGCTGGCGCCGGTGTTCGTGCTAGGTGCGTTCCTCTCGTCGCGCCCGGCCTACGCCGGTTATGGCATCGGCTTGCTGGTGTTCTTTGCGATTGGCTCGGTGCCGAACAACCTCACCGTGTATGACCCGTACACCTTCATCAACGACTACATCGGCATGGTCATCGGCATGTTTGTCTGCGCCGCTGCCGGGGCGATCATCCTGCCGCCCAACAGCCGCTGGTTGTGGAGCCGCCTGGAGCAGGAGCTGCGCGAGCAGGTGCTGTTTGCCATCAGCGGGCGCCTGCGCGGCATCGGCACCGCCTTCGAAAGCCGCACCCGCGACCTGCTGCACCAGGCCTATGGCCTGGCGGCCGGCAAGCCGCAGGTGCAGAGCCAACTGATGGGCTGGATGTTCACCGTGCTGGAAATCGGCCACGCCGTGATCGAGCTGCGCAAGGAACAGGCCCGCGCGCCGGTGCACCCGGCCTACGCCGAGTCGCAGCCGTGGCGCCAGGCCATCCGCGTGATGGGCCGCGCCCTGGCACGGCTGTTCCTGCAACCCAGCGCCAGCAACCACGAACGTGCCCTGGTAGCCGTGGACCACGCCATTGCCCGCGTGCAAGCCACCGACGAGCCGTTCGCCCGGCACTTCGACACGTCGGTGCTGCGCCGTGCACAAAGCTACCTGCACTTCATCCGTTCTTCCCTGCTGGACCCACAGTCGCCACTGGCACCGGCGAAAGGATTGCACCATGCCCCGTGA